Genomic window (Streptomyces sp. NBC_01431):
GGCCTTGGCTCAGCGTCGGCGCCTGGTCCGGCTCGTTCGGGCGGCCTTGGCGCGCTTCGCGGCGAACCGCACACCACCGGGGCTCTCGCCGACCTCGACCCGTACGACCGTGGACAGCGGGTCCACGACACCCTGGCCGACCTGAAGAACTGTGGTCTCCACCACACCGAGCTTGCTCAGCGCGGCGCGCGCGCCCACGATCTCCTCCTCGGCCGTATCGCCCTTGAGCGCCAGCATCTCGCCGTAGGGACGCAACAGCGGAACACCCCAGCCGGCCAGCCGGTCGAGCGGTGCCACCGCGCGCGCCGTCACCACATGCACGGGCGGCACCTTGCCCAGCATCTCCTCGGCTCGTCCGCGCACCACGGTCACGTGGTCGAGTCCCAGAAGCTCCACGACCTCCTGGAGGAAATTGGTGCGCCGCAGCAGCGGTTCAAGCAAAGTGATCTTCAGGTCAGGGCGCACCAGCGCCAGCGGGATGCCCGGCAGCCCCGCACCCGAGCCGACGTCGCAGACCGTGACGCCTTCCGGAACGACCTCGGAGAGCACCGCGCAGTTGAGCAGATGCCGCTCCCACAGACGCGGGACCTCACGTGGCCCGATCAGACCGCGCTTGACCCCCGCATCCGCGAGCAGCTCCGCATACCGCACGGCCTCCGGGAAGAACTCGCCGAAAACCGCCCGTGCCTCTTCCGGCGCCGGGGGAAGCTCCGCTGCTGCCTCTGCCTCCGTCACGGGGACCGTCCCTTCCCTACCTACGCATGACCGCACTGTGGCGGCTGACTATCAGGCTGACAAAGATCGGCCCCGCCTGCGAACAGACGGGGCCGACACAACAAGGAACCCTCAGGCGGGCAGCACGACGACGAAGCGCTGGGGCTCCTCGCCCTCGGACTCGCTGCGCAGCCCCGCGGCCGCGACCGCGTCGTGCACGACCTTGCGCTCGAACGGCGTCATGGGGTCCAGCTTCACCGGCGCACCGGTGCTCTTCACCTCGTCCGCCGCC
Coding sequences:
- the rsmG gene encoding 16S rRNA (guanine(527)-N(7))-methyltransferase RsmG translates to MTEAEAAAELPPAPEEARAVFGEFFPEAVRYAELLADAGVKRGLIGPREVPRLWERHLLNCAVLSEVVPEGVTVCDVGSGAGLPGIPLALVRPDLKITLLEPLLRRTNFLQEVVELLGLDHVTVVRGRAEEMLGKVPPVHVVTARAVAPLDRLAGWGVPLLRPYGEMLALKGDTAEEEIVGARAALSKLGVVETTVLQVGQGVVDPLSTVVRVEVGESPGGVRFAAKRAKAARTSRTRRRR